A genome region from Schistocerca americana isolate TAMUIC-IGC-003095 chromosome 1, iqSchAmer2.1, whole genome shotgun sequence includes the following:
- the LOC124609912 gene encoding gustatory receptor 23a-like encodes MGIVCGQLLRSTRPPAGSEEELEELATRAGQPGVAGAVGAEVRRLQRARLALHRCARLCGLHFGPALLLAILGDFVEMTCCAYWLIILAQETDKRAEILVKLFALTNVLLRQLVVCWVCSSAADRADRAGLLLSRLQPLLRPGPAVDVLRLPMDRLRVSAMGFCDIDLHVFTATVSAAVTYLVILVQFHK; translated from the coding sequence ATGGGCATCGTCTGTGGACAGTTGCTGAGGAGTACCCGGCCGCCGGCGGGCAGCGAGGAAGAACTGGAGGAGCTGGCGACGCGCGCAGGACAGCCGGGGgtggcgggggcggtgggggcggaggTGAGGCGGCTGCAGCGCGCCAGGTTGGCTCTTCACCGCTGCGCTCGCCTCTGCGGTCTCCACTTCGGACCCGCACTGCTGCTGGCCATCCTGGGAGATTTCGTCGAGATGACTTGCTGTGCCTATTGGCTTATAATCCTGGCTCAAGAAACAGACAAGAGAGCGGAAATACTCGTGAAGTTATTTGCACTTACTAACGTCCTGTTACGCCAGCTGGTGGTCTGCTGGGTGTGTTCCTCGGCGGCTGACCGCGCCGACAGGGCTGGTCTGCTCCTGTCGAGGCTGCAGCCGCTCCTGCGTCCCGGGCCAGCAGTCGATGTTCTGCGACTTCCAATGGACAGACTACGTGTTTCCGCTATGGGTTTTTGTGACATCGACCTTCATGTCTTCACAGCCACGGTTAGTGCAGCAGTCACTTATCTCGTGATACTTGTACAATTCCATAAGTGA